TCCAGTCTTGGTTGCTGCCCTGTCATACTTGGCTCCAGGGGACTCTCTTCCCCTGAGAGGTTTGCAGGAGCCTACACATGAACTGAATTCTAcgttctctttcctttttgctaAGCTACTGTTATGTCATATTCTATGGGGATTCTAGAAAACCCCTCTTGCAGGTGTTTCCGTAAACCTAgaaattttctcatttctgctttctccttgTGGCTTTCTGCTCTTTAGGGAAGCTATCTGAAGCCAGAACCACAATGCAACAGAAAGCTTCTCTGTGTGAATGGGCAGGAAAGTCAAGGGAATGAATGACCAGGGTCCCATGGGGAATCCACCTTGGAAAGGAAGGAAACCCTAGTGATATGGAAGTGTCTCCTGGAATGCTGAGAGCCAGGGAGGGAATGTGCCAGGTGCCTGAATCACTAAATAAACATCACATGTCTTCTGCACTTCGATCTATATgtttattctcctgtctcaggtatttataCAAGCAAGCATTCCCTGACCACATATAAATAGGTCATTTCTTTGAAATGAGGAGTGATCATTTTTCAAACTCTCTATAGATGATGACAGAATCTAGTTTTTTAAGGCTGCCTCCATTGGCGGTCACTTACTGAAAAGTAGGACACAGATCCTAAGAAttttatagaaagataaataatgtCCTCATCTATAGCTGTCTGAAGAAAAACTGGGaaatatctattatattttaaCTTCTTACTTGATGAAAGATACTGTGGTAGGTgctttaaaattcatgtttttttaaatcttcacaactatataaatattttgaaccCAACTTTTATGAGAAGagtgaagctcagagagattaaatggGTTGACCAAAATCACACATacatccaagaaaaatgaaatttcaatatCAAAGTCTTTAATGTAAATTATGGGTGACTTTGTCAGTTTTGTATTCTGGATTTCTATTACAATTGGTAAGTCTCCTTGTACTCCTGAATTATACACAACTCTTCTGTACTTTCTGGTTCAGGTTGTATTTTTAGCTggtttgactaattttttttcccttaagtatTAGGGAAGAGATTCTCTGATCCGGTTTTCCAATTTAATTTGTGAAGAAAGTTTGTCAGTTTATATGCTTATGGTAATTTAGTTGTTTTTGGATTCATGTAAGATTGTAATATTCATAAAATCAGCAAAAATTACCAAGGAGTAGTATAAAAGAGTTCTTATCATATCTGGCTCTACCAGAGAATTAGGGTCAAATTGTAGTAAACCAACATGACAATGGCACAAGCTAAATAACTTAATAAAGCCAGTAATTGCAGTAACCATTATATTGTCaatattaattgaatattttaatgaaagattGAAGTAGTTACCTGTTCCTGCCAAAGTAATTAACAAAAGTACGCATCTTACTGATATTCACAGTAGTAttaattaaaactgataaaatactGTTATAAtcaaatattctataatttaaaataaatatatgaaatatattaatgtCATTTTCCAGTACCTCAATTTTGTGAAATCtattcagaaaaaatatacattgtaaaaaaggaaaaactgtgcACAGAAGAAATAACCCATATTCTTTTCTAATcccattctatttctttctccacTTCAGGTAACTAACTTACCTTATTTACACTTCCACTTCTGTCATCTGTGTATTAATTTTACCCAACCAATCCTCACTAAGGGTGCCAATGCCATCTATTTCCCAATTAGTCGGTAGTTTCAAGACACACGTTGGGCAAATCCACTAAATCCTCTTCTCAgcatgtttatttccttttgtttgtttattttgagatgtggtccctcctcctctgtcttccaggctggagtgcagtgttgcgatcatggcttactgcagccttgaactcctaggctcattCTAAATACACTTTCATTGTCTTTTCCTCTTGTTGTCTTCTAGTGTGCAGCCATTCCACCTGTTTTCCTTTGTggctcttctctcccctctctttaAAAGTGAAAGGTCCTGGTAATTATGTTTAAACCCTTTTCTCTCTCTACATTCTCTCCAGACACCATGACCTTCAATTATTGGCTTCCCCTTATTACATGTGAAACCCCAGCAATCACATTCCTTATAAATTACAAACTTACGTAAATAACTGGCAATGGACATTTTCTGCTAGATGTATACTAGTCAACTTAATGAGGAtatctctgttatttttattccctCACATACCTCAATCTACCTTCTGCAGAGTAGAAGTTGCCTTCATCTCTTCATACCATTTTCCCTAACTGATATTAAGTATGAttactgtttttagttttttatacaaaaataaaatacacaagagAGCAGAATTGTATTTGTTAGGTTCACCTTGTTATATTGAGTACAACATACAACCCAGTTtacagaaagtttatttttacttttatttgaatataatattgataaataaatgaagtatacCATTTATTCTTTAATCAGGTTGCACAGTCAGGCttggaatttcattttaaagaataaacaagTACGAAAAGTTTCCATAGTaaaagttcaattaaaaaaacaaaataaatttactaaATACAAAGAACATATATTATTACATTAACCACAGTGCAAAGGTGCACATGATGTAATATGAACAAAAGTAAGTCttataaatagttaaataaacaatttttaaataatatttaaatagataGTCAGCATAGTCATCTGTAAGGGACTAGTGCATTAAGAGCTGAATACAGTGTTGCTTAAAACTcctaaaaacatttgaaaagatttaCATCGTGTCATGGTCAAAGGAGAAACATGAGTCCTTGAAATGGAAGATCATAGAAAGGTAAGGTGGTGTATTAGTCAATGAAAATCATTTCCATGCTGACACCTGGTTCAGTTTCATTTCTTACTTCTTAAAGCTTTTTGCAAGTTTGTTGATGAAGAAAAAGATCTCATTATTTCTGCTCTGacaacctcccaggcacaagcgctgtatttcttctctttcagatAGAGAGTGATTCTTTGGAAATATTTCCTCACAGTCAGGATGGAGTCCTCATTCATCAGGGGAGTATCTGTCACCCCCACCTCCTGCATCACACAGGCTTCCAATTCATTCAGCTGCTGGTAAAGTTCAGTGTAGAATTTGTCTAGGAGGGTCTCATCCCAAGCAGCAGATGAGTCTTTTGTGCTGAAGAGGTTGAAGGTCTGCTGGATCATCTCATGGAGGACAAAAATGGCTCTAGCCTTCTGGAGCTGGCTGCCATCAAACTCCTCCTGGGGAAATTCAAAGTCATGTCTGTCCTTCaggcaggagaaaggagagattCTCCTCATTTGTGCCAGAAGCATCAAAGttctcctgttacccaggctgtgggTTTGAGGCAGATCACAGCCCATAGAGCAGCTTGACTTGTAGCTGAGCAGCACGAGGGCCACCAGGAAAGGAAAGGTCAAGGCCATTGTAGTTGTTGCAGATGCTGCTATTTTGGTTGAAATAGGTGAACCTAAACCTTAGGCTCCAGGCTCTCTGAAGACCTTGCTTTGTGCATAGCCTTAAATAGGGAACATACTATTTTCTACTTTCCAAATGCCCCATGttagtttctatttctctttttcctttctttacgcGTTCTTTACATGGGTTTTAAGCCTTTTTTCTcaccacatttttttcattattgtttccTTCCTCTCTTACCCCAGAGCCTTTTTAGagactttttttctgattaaatctCCCATTATATTTTAATCACATTTATGCTGTGTATTTATGTATCTTATGTATATCTCTATTCTatgcattaaattaaaaagtataaagtcaatattttttatcattataaagaacgataaaacaatttaaattaaaaggcTATTGACATTTTACTTAACTTGATAACTAtatttttagagcaagttttttgaaaatatattttcatgggTACATAATGGACATCTGTGTTTATGGAATgtgtgagatattttgatatgg
The sequence above is a segment of the Saimiri boliviensis isolate mSaiBol1 chromosome 2, mSaiBol1.pri, whole genome shotgun sequence genome. Coding sequences within it:
- the LOC101032622 gene encoding interferon alpha-2-like, with the protein product MALTFPFLVALVLLSYKSSCSMGCDLPQTHSLGNRRTLMLLAQMRRISPFSCLKDRHDFEFPQEEFDGSQLQKARAIFVLHEMIQQTFNLFSTKDSSAAWDETLLDKFYTELYQQLNELEACVMQEVGVTDTPLMNEDSILTVRKYFQRITLYLKEKKYSACAWEVVRAEIMRSFSSSTNLQKALRSKK